A region from the Mustela erminea isolate mMusErm1 chromosome 10, mMusErm1.Pri, whole genome shotgun sequence genome encodes:
- the MAP7D1 gene encoding MAP7 domain-containing protein 1 isoform X4: MESGPHAEPGAGAPPAVAARTPPEPRPSPEGDPSPPPPPPPMSALVPDTPPDTPPAMKNATSSKQLPLEPESPPGPAGPRSAPQQEESPFSDVKIRGPTPPATGPRDARPSRRSSQPSPTTVPASDSPPTKQDVKKAGERHKLAKERREERAKYLAAKKAVWLEKEEKAKALREKQLQERRRRLEEQRLKAEQRRAALEERQRQKLEKNKERYEAAIQRSVKKTWAEIRQQRWSWAGALHHSSPGRKTSGSRCSVSAVNLPKHVDSIINKRLSKSSATLWNSPSRNRSLQLSPWESSIVDRLMTPTLSFLARSRSAVTLPRNGRDQAVPVCPRSASASPLTPPSSAPRSAHRCAPAGERGERRKPSAGGSPAQVRRRPEASPVQKKEKKDKERENEKEKSALARERSLKKRQSLPASPRPRLAAGHAELSPKAKARPSSPSTTWPRPASPCPSPGPGHALPPKPPSPRGTTASPKGRVRRKDEAKESLSGTGPVDKNQSKSKTREEKEPTAPASPAPSPVPSPTPTQPQKAQPTAEMPADAAVLTPPPAPAPPTTPSKPMAGTTDREEATRLLAEKRRQAREQREREEQERRLQAERDKRMREEQLAREAEARAEREAEARRREEQEAREKAQAEQEEQERLQKQKEEAEARSREEAERQRLEREKHFQREEQERQERKKRLEEIMKRTRKSEAAETKKPDRKEAQANNFSPEPVKAGEARPSGLQKEAVQKEELAPQEPQWSLPNKESPGSLVNGLQPLPAHQENGFSPKGPSGDKSLGRTPEALLPFAEAEAFLKKAVVQPPQVTEVL, encoded by the exons CAGTGGCAGCCAGGACCCCCCCAGAGCCAAGACCTTCTCCAGAAGGTGacccctccccgccgccgccaccaccaccgaTGTCAGCCCTGGTCCCCGATACACCCCCAGATACCCCTCCTGCCATGAAGAATGCCACTAGTTCTAAGCAGCTCCCACTGGAACCAGAGAGCCCCCCAGGGCCGGCTGGGCCTCGATCAGCCCCCCAGCAGGAAGAGTCCCCTTTCTCAGACGTGAAGATCAGAGGACCCACCCCACCAGCCACAGGCCCACGGGATGCCAGGCCTTCTCGAAGGAGCAGCCAGCCATCCCCGACAACGGTGCCAGCCTCTGACAGCCCTCCCACCAAGCAAG ATGtaaagaaagcaggagagaggcaCAAGCTGGCAAAGGAGCGGCGAGAAGAACGGGCCAAGTACCTGG CGGCCAAGAAAGCAGTGTggctggagaaggaggagaaggccAAGGCCTTGCGGGAGAAGCAGCTCCAGGAGCGCCGGCGGCGGCTGGAGGAGCAGAGGCTTAAAGCCGAGCAACGCCGGGCGGCCCTAGAGGAGCGGCAGCGGCAGAAGCTGGAGAAGAACAAG gAGCGCTATGAAGCAGCCATCCAGCGGTCAGTGAAGAAGACGTGGGCCGAAATCCGGCAGCAGCGCTGGTCCTGGGCAGGAGCCCTGCACCACAGCTCCCCAGGACGGAAGACCA GTGGGAGCAGGTGCTCCGTGTCGGCAGTAAACCTGCCTAAACACGTGGACTCTATAATCAACAAGCGGCTCTCAAAGTCCTCAGCCACGCTCTGGAACTCCCCCAGTAGAA ATCGCAGTCTGCAGCTGAGCCCATGGGAGAGCAGTATCGTGGACCGCCTGATGACACCCACCCTCTCCTTCCTGGCACGGAGTCGCAGTGCGGTCACGCTGCCCCGCAACGGCCGGGACCAGG CCGTGCCCGTGTGCCCGCGCTCGGCCTCTGCCAGTCCCCTGACGCCGCCGAGCAGCGCCCCCCGAAGCGCGCACCGCTGCGCCCCAGCTGGGGAGCGCGGGGAGCGCCGCAAGCCCAGCGCTGGGGGCAGCCCGGCCCAGGTCCGCCGCCGGCCCGAGGCCTCCCCG gtgcagaaaaaggagaagaaggacaAGGAGCGggaaaatgagaaggagaagAGTGCCCTGGCCCGGGAGCGCAGCCTCAAGAAGCGCCagtcactgcctgcctctccgcgcCCGCGCCTGGCTGCGGGCCACGCAGAGCTCAG tccCAAAGCCAAGGCCCGGCCATCCTCTCCCTCCACAACCTGGcccaggcctgcctctccctgccccagcccagggccaggccacGCTCTACCCCCAAAACCACCATCCCCTCGGGGCACCACTGCATCACCCAAGGGGCGGGTTCGGAGGAAGGATGAGGCAAAGGAGAGCCTCAGtgggacaggacctgtggacaAGAACCAGAGCAAGAGCAAGACCCGTGAGGAGAAGGAGCCAACAGCCCCAGCCTCACCAGCACCCTCGcctgtgccctcccccaccccaactcagCCCCAGAAGGCGCAGCCCACAGCTGAGATGCCTGCAG ATGCTGCTGTcctgaccccacccccagctcctgctccacCAACGACCCCTAGCAAACCCATGGCAGGCACCACAGACCGAGAAGAGGCCACCCGGCTCCTGGCTGAGAAGCGGCGCCAAGCACGGGAGCAGAGGGAGCGCGAGGAACAGGAGCGGAGGCTGCAAGCAGAAAGGGACAA GCGCATGCGAGAGGAGCAGCTGGCGCGGGAGGCCGAGGCTCGGGCCGAGAGGGAGGCGGAGGCTCGGAGGCGGGAGGAGCAGGAGGCCCGAGAGAAGGCGCAGgcggagcaggaggagcaggagcggCTGCAGAAGCAG AAAGAAGAGGCCGAAGCTCGGTCCCGGGAAGAAGCGGAGAGGCAGCGTCTGGAGCGGGAAAAGCACTTCCAGCGGGAGGAGCAAGAGCGGCAAGAGCGCAAAAAG CGCCTGGAGGAGATCATGAAGAGGACTCGGAAGTCAGAAGCTGCTGAAACCAAG AAGCCGGACAGGAAGGAGGCACAAGCCAACAATTTCAGCCCAG AGCCTGTGAAAGCCGGGGAGGCCAGGCCCTCAGGGCTGCAGAAGGAGGCAGTGCAGAAAGAGGAGCTGGCCCCCCAGGAGCCTCAGTGGAG CCTGCCAAACAAGGAGTCGCCCGGGTCCCTGGTGAATGGCCTACAGCCTCTCCCTGCACACCAGGAGAATGGCTTCTCCCCTAAGGGGCCCTCTGGAGACAAGAGTCTGGGCCGAACGCCAGAGGCACTCCTGCCCTTCGCAGAGGCagaagccttcctcaagaaagcTGTGGTACAGCCCCCGCAGGTCACAG aagtCCTTTAG
- the MAP7D1 gene encoding MAP7 domain-containing protein 1 isoform X1: MESGPHAEPGAGAPPAVAARTPPEPRPSPEGDPSPPPPPPPMSALVPDTPPDTPPAMKNATSSKQLPLEPESPPGPAGPRSAPQQEESPFSDVKIRGPTPPATGPRDARPSRRSSQPSPTTVPASDSPPTKQDVKKAGERHKLAKERREERAKYLAAKKAVWLEKEEKAKALREKQLQERRRRLEEQRLKAEQRRAALEERQRQKLEKNKERYEAAIQRSVKKTWAEIRQQRWSWAGALHHSSPGRKTSGSRCSVSAVNLPKHVDSIINKRLSKSSATLWNSPSRNRSLQLSPWESSIVDRLMTPTLSFLARSRSAVTLPRNGRDQGRGSGPGRAPTRGGTGASPARGPHPDRTHPSAAVPVCPRSASASPLTPPSSAPRSAHRCAPAGERGERRKPSAGGSPAQVRRRPEASPVQKKEKKDKERENEKEKSALARERSLKKRQSLPASPRPRLAAGHAELSPKAKARPSSPSTTWPRPASPCPSPGPGHALPPKPPSPRGTTASPKGRVRRKDEAKESLSGTGPVDKNQSKSKTREEKEPTAPASPAPSPVPSPTPTQPQKAQPTAEMPADAAVLTPPPAPAPPTTPSKPMAGTTDREEATRLLAEKRRQAREQREREEQERRLQAERDKRMREEQLAREAEARAEREAEARRREEQEAREKAQAEQEEQERLQKQKEEAEARSREEAERQRLEREKHFQREEQERQERKKRLEEIMKRTRKSEAAETKQKPDRKEAQANNFSPEPVKAGEARPSGLQKEAVQKEELAPQEPQWSLPNKESPGSLVNGLQPLPAHQENGFSPKGPSGDKSLGRTPEALLPFAEAEAFLKKAVVQPPQVTEVL; encoded by the exons CAGTGGCAGCCAGGACCCCCCCAGAGCCAAGACCTTCTCCAGAAGGTGacccctccccgccgccgccaccaccaccgaTGTCAGCCCTGGTCCCCGATACACCCCCAGATACCCCTCCTGCCATGAAGAATGCCACTAGTTCTAAGCAGCTCCCACTGGAACCAGAGAGCCCCCCAGGGCCGGCTGGGCCTCGATCAGCCCCCCAGCAGGAAGAGTCCCCTTTCTCAGACGTGAAGATCAGAGGACCCACCCCACCAGCCACAGGCCCACGGGATGCCAGGCCTTCTCGAAGGAGCAGCCAGCCATCCCCGACAACGGTGCCAGCCTCTGACAGCCCTCCCACCAAGCAAG ATGtaaagaaagcaggagagaggcaCAAGCTGGCAAAGGAGCGGCGAGAAGAACGGGCCAAGTACCTGG CGGCCAAGAAAGCAGTGTggctggagaaggaggagaaggccAAGGCCTTGCGGGAGAAGCAGCTCCAGGAGCGCCGGCGGCGGCTGGAGGAGCAGAGGCTTAAAGCCGAGCAACGCCGGGCGGCCCTAGAGGAGCGGCAGCGGCAGAAGCTGGAGAAGAACAAG gAGCGCTATGAAGCAGCCATCCAGCGGTCAGTGAAGAAGACGTGGGCCGAAATCCGGCAGCAGCGCTGGTCCTGGGCAGGAGCCCTGCACCACAGCTCCCCAGGACGGAAGACCA GTGGGAGCAGGTGCTCCGTGTCGGCAGTAAACCTGCCTAAACACGTGGACTCTATAATCAACAAGCGGCTCTCAAAGTCCTCAGCCACGCTCTGGAACTCCCCCAGTAGAA ATCGCAGTCTGCAGCTGAGCCCATGGGAGAGCAGTATCGTGGACCGCCTGATGACACCCACCCTCTCCTTCCTGGCACGGAGTCGCAGTGCGGTCACGCTGCCCCGCAACGGCCGGGACCAGGGTAGGGGCAGCGGCCCTGGGAGAGCCCCCACGAGGGGCGGGACAGGGGCCAGCCCAGCTCGAGGGCCGCACCCCGACCGCACTCATCCCTCCGCAGCCGTGCCCGTGTGCCCGCGCTCGGCCTCTGCCAGTCCCCTGACGCCGCCGAGCAGCGCCCCCCGAAGCGCGCACCGCTGCGCCCCAGCTGGGGAGCGCGGGGAGCGCCGCAAGCCCAGCGCTGGGGGCAGCCCGGCCCAGGTCCGCCGCCGGCCCGAGGCCTCCCCG gtgcagaaaaaggagaagaaggacaAGGAGCGggaaaatgagaaggagaagAGTGCCCTGGCCCGGGAGCGCAGCCTCAAGAAGCGCCagtcactgcctgcctctccgcgcCCGCGCCTGGCTGCGGGCCACGCAGAGCTCAG tccCAAAGCCAAGGCCCGGCCATCCTCTCCCTCCACAACCTGGcccaggcctgcctctccctgccccagcccagggccaggccacGCTCTACCCCCAAAACCACCATCCCCTCGGGGCACCACTGCATCACCCAAGGGGCGGGTTCGGAGGAAGGATGAGGCAAAGGAGAGCCTCAGtgggacaggacctgtggacaAGAACCAGAGCAAGAGCAAGACCCGTGAGGAGAAGGAGCCAACAGCCCCAGCCTCACCAGCACCCTCGcctgtgccctcccccaccccaactcagCCCCAGAAGGCGCAGCCCACAGCTGAGATGCCTGCAG ATGCTGCTGTcctgaccccacccccagctcctgctccacCAACGACCCCTAGCAAACCCATGGCAGGCACCACAGACCGAGAAGAGGCCACCCGGCTCCTGGCTGAGAAGCGGCGCCAAGCACGGGAGCAGAGGGAGCGCGAGGAACAGGAGCGGAGGCTGCAAGCAGAAAGGGACAA GCGCATGCGAGAGGAGCAGCTGGCGCGGGAGGCCGAGGCTCGGGCCGAGAGGGAGGCGGAGGCTCGGAGGCGGGAGGAGCAGGAGGCCCGAGAGAAGGCGCAGgcggagcaggaggagcaggagcggCTGCAGAAGCAG AAAGAAGAGGCCGAAGCTCGGTCCCGGGAAGAAGCGGAGAGGCAGCGTCTGGAGCGGGAAAAGCACTTCCAGCGGGAGGAGCAAGAGCGGCAAGAGCGCAAAAAG CGCCTGGAGGAGATCATGAAGAGGACTCGGAAGTCAGAAGCTGCTGAAACCAAG CAGAAGCCGGACAGGAAGGAGGCACAAGCCAACAATTTCAGCCCAG AGCCTGTGAAAGCCGGGGAGGCCAGGCCCTCAGGGCTGCAGAAGGAGGCAGTGCAGAAAGAGGAGCTGGCCCCCCAGGAGCCTCAGTGGAG CCTGCCAAACAAGGAGTCGCCCGGGTCCCTGGTGAATGGCCTACAGCCTCTCCCTGCACACCAGGAGAATGGCTTCTCCCCTAAGGGGCCCTCTGGAGACAAGAGTCTGGGCCGAACGCCAGAGGCACTCCTGCCCTTCGCAGAGGCagaagccttcctcaagaaagcTGTGGTACAGCCCCCGCAGGTCACAG aagtCCTTTAG
- the MAP7D1 gene encoding MAP7 domain-containing protein 1 isoform X2: protein MESGPHAEPGAGAPPAVAARTPPEPRPSPEGDPSPPPPPPPMSALVPDTPPDTPPAMKNATSSKQLPLEPESPPGPAGPRSAPQQEESPFSDVKIRGPTPPATGPRDARPSRRSSQPSPTTVPASDSPPTKQDVKKAGERHKLAKERREERAKYLAAKKAVWLEKEEKAKALREKQLQERRRRLEEQRLKAEQRRAALEERQRQKLEKNKERYEAAIQRSVKKTWAEIRQQRWSWAGALHHSSPGRKTSGSRCSVSAVNLPKHVDSIINKRLSKSSATLWNSPSRNRSLQLSPWESSIVDRLMTPTLSFLARSRSAVTLPRNGRDQGRGSGPGRAPTRGGTGASPARGPHPDRTHPSAAVPVCPRSASASPLTPPSSAPRSAHRCAPAGERGERRKPSAGGSPAQVRRRPEASPVQKKEKKDKERENEKEKSALARERSLKKRQSLPASPRPRLAAGHAELSPKAKARPSSPSTTWPRPASPCPSPGPGHALPPKPPSPRGTTASPKGRVRRKDEAKESLSGTGPVDKNQSKSKTREEKEPTAPASPAPSPVPSPTPTQPQKAQPTAEMPADAAVLTPPPAPAPPTTPSKPMAGTTDREEATRLLAEKRRQAREQREREEQERRLQAERDKRMREEQLAREAEARAEREAEARRREEQEAREKAQAEQEEQERLQKQKEEAEARSREEAERQRLEREKHFQREEQERQERKKRLEEIMKRTRKSEAAETKKPDRKEAQANNFSPEPVKAGEARPSGLQKEAVQKEELAPQEPQWSLPNKESPGSLVNGLQPLPAHQENGFSPKGPSGDKSLGRTPEALLPFAEAEAFLKKAVVQPPQVTEVL from the exons CAGTGGCAGCCAGGACCCCCCCAGAGCCAAGACCTTCTCCAGAAGGTGacccctccccgccgccgccaccaccaccgaTGTCAGCCCTGGTCCCCGATACACCCCCAGATACCCCTCCTGCCATGAAGAATGCCACTAGTTCTAAGCAGCTCCCACTGGAACCAGAGAGCCCCCCAGGGCCGGCTGGGCCTCGATCAGCCCCCCAGCAGGAAGAGTCCCCTTTCTCAGACGTGAAGATCAGAGGACCCACCCCACCAGCCACAGGCCCACGGGATGCCAGGCCTTCTCGAAGGAGCAGCCAGCCATCCCCGACAACGGTGCCAGCCTCTGACAGCCCTCCCACCAAGCAAG ATGtaaagaaagcaggagagaggcaCAAGCTGGCAAAGGAGCGGCGAGAAGAACGGGCCAAGTACCTGG CGGCCAAGAAAGCAGTGTggctggagaaggaggagaaggccAAGGCCTTGCGGGAGAAGCAGCTCCAGGAGCGCCGGCGGCGGCTGGAGGAGCAGAGGCTTAAAGCCGAGCAACGCCGGGCGGCCCTAGAGGAGCGGCAGCGGCAGAAGCTGGAGAAGAACAAG gAGCGCTATGAAGCAGCCATCCAGCGGTCAGTGAAGAAGACGTGGGCCGAAATCCGGCAGCAGCGCTGGTCCTGGGCAGGAGCCCTGCACCACAGCTCCCCAGGACGGAAGACCA GTGGGAGCAGGTGCTCCGTGTCGGCAGTAAACCTGCCTAAACACGTGGACTCTATAATCAACAAGCGGCTCTCAAAGTCCTCAGCCACGCTCTGGAACTCCCCCAGTAGAA ATCGCAGTCTGCAGCTGAGCCCATGGGAGAGCAGTATCGTGGACCGCCTGATGACACCCACCCTCTCCTTCCTGGCACGGAGTCGCAGTGCGGTCACGCTGCCCCGCAACGGCCGGGACCAGGGTAGGGGCAGCGGCCCTGGGAGAGCCCCCACGAGGGGCGGGACAGGGGCCAGCCCAGCTCGAGGGCCGCACCCCGACCGCACTCATCCCTCCGCAGCCGTGCCCGTGTGCCCGCGCTCGGCCTCTGCCAGTCCCCTGACGCCGCCGAGCAGCGCCCCCCGAAGCGCGCACCGCTGCGCCCCAGCTGGGGAGCGCGGGGAGCGCCGCAAGCCCAGCGCTGGGGGCAGCCCGGCCCAGGTCCGCCGCCGGCCCGAGGCCTCCCCG gtgcagaaaaaggagaagaaggacaAGGAGCGggaaaatgagaaggagaagAGTGCCCTGGCCCGGGAGCGCAGCCTCAAGAAGCGCCagtcactgcctgcctctccgcgcCCGCGCCTGGCTGCGGGCCACGCAGAGCTCAG tccCAAAGCCAAGGCCCGGCCATCCTCTCCCTCCACAACCTGGcccaggcctgcctctccctgccccagcccagggccaggccacGCTCTACCCCCAAAACCACCATCCCCTCGGGGCACCACTGCATCACCCAAGGGGCGGGTTCGGAGGAAGGATGAGGCAAAGGAGAGCCTCAGtgggacaggacctgtggacaAGAACCAGAGCAAGAGCAAGACCCGTGAGGAGAAGGAGCCAACAGCCCCAGCCTCACCAGCACCCTCGcctgtgccctcccccaccccaactcagCCCCAGAAGGCGCAGCCCACAGCTGAGATGCCTGCAG ATGCTGCTGTcctgaccccacccccagctcctgctccacCAACGACCCCTAGCAAACCCATGGCAGGCACCACAGACCGAGAAGAGGCCACCCGGCTCCTGGCTGAGAAGCGGCGCCAAGCACGGGAGCAGAGGGAGCGCGAGGAACAGGAGCGGAGGCTGCAAGCAGAAAGGGACAA GCGCATGCGAGAGGAGCAGCTGGCGCGGGAGGCCGAGGCTCGGGCCGAGAGGGAGGCGGAGGCTCGGAGGCGGGAGGAGCAGGAGGCCCGAGAGAAGGCGCAGgcggagcaggaggagcaggagcggCTGCAGAAGCAG AAAGAAGAGGCCGAAGCTCGGTCCCGGGAAGAAGCGGAGAGGCAGCGTCTGGAGCGGGAAAAGCACTTCCAGCGGGAGGAGCAAGAGCGGCAAGAGCGCAAAAAG CGCCTGGAGGAGATCATGAAGAGGACTCGGAAGTCAGAAGCTGCTGAAACCAAG AAGCCGGACAGGAAGGAGGCACAAGCCAACAATTTCAGCCCAG AGCCTGTGAAAGCCGGGGAGGCCAGGCCCTCAGGGCTGCAGAAGGAGGCAGTGCAGAAAGAGGAGCTGGCCCCCCAGGAGCCTCAGTGGAG CCTGCCAAACAAGGAGTCGCCCGGGTCCCTGGTGAATGGCCTACAGCCTCTCCCTGCACACCAGGAGAATGGCTTCTCCCCTAAGGGGCCCTCTGGAGACAAGAGTCTGGGCCGAACGCCAGAGGCACTCCTGCCCTTCGCAGAGGCagaagccttcctcaagaaagcTGTGGTACAGCCCCCGCAGGTCACAG aagtCCTTTAG
- the MAP7D1 gene encoding MAP7 domain-containing protein 1 isoform X5: MESGPHAEPGAGAPPAVAARTPPEPRPSPEGDPSPPPPPPPMSALVPDTPPDTPPAMKNATSSKQLPLEPESPPGPAGPRSAPQQEESPFSDVKIRGPTPPATGPRDARPSRRSSQPSPTTVPASDSPPTKQDVKKAGERHKLAKERREERAKYLAAKKAVWLEKEEKAKALREKQLQERRRRLEEQRLKAEQRRAALEERQRQKLEKNKERYEAAIQRSVKKTWAEIRQQRWSWAGALHHSSPGRKTNRSLQLSPWESSIVDRLMTPTLSFLARSRSAVTLPRNGRDQGRGSGPGRAPTRGGTGASPARGPHPDRTHPSAAVPVCPRSASASPLTPPSSAPRSAHRCAPAGERGERRKPSAGGSPAQVRRRPEASPVQKKEKKDKERENEKEKSALARERSLKKRQSLPASPRPRLAAGHAELSPKAKARPSSPSTTWPRPASPCPSPGPGHALPPKPPSPRGTTASPKGRVRRKDEAKESLSGTGPVDKNQSKSKTREEKEPTAPASPAPSPVPSPTPTQPQKAQPTAEMPADAAVLTPPPAPAPPTTPSKPMAGTTDREEATRLLAEKRRQAREQREREEQERRLQAERDKRMREEQLAREAEARAEREAEARRREEQEAREKAQAEQEEQERLQKQKEEAEARSREEAERQRLEREKHFQREEQERQERKKRLEEIMKRTRKSEAAETKKPDRKEAQANNFSPEPVKAGEARPSGLQKEAVQKEELAPQEPQWSLPNKESPGSLVNGLQPLPAHQENGFSPKGPSGDKSLGRTPEALLPFAEAEAFLKKAVVQPPQVTEVL, translated from the exons CAGTGGCAGCCAGGACCCCCCCAGAGCCAAGACCTTCTCCAGAAGGTGacccctccccgccgccgccaccaccaccgaTGTCAGCCCTGGTCCCCGATACACCCCCAGATACCCCTCCTGCCATGAAGAATGCCACTAGTTCTAAGCAGCTCCCACTGGAACCAGAGAGCCCCCCAGGGCCGGCTGGGCCTCGATCAGCCCCCCAGCAGGAAGAGTCCCCTTTCTCAGACGTGAAGATCAGAGGACCCACCCCACCAGCCACAGGCCCACGGGATGCCAGGCCTTCTCGAAGGAGCAGCCAGCCATCCCCGACAACGGTGCCAGCCTCTGACAGCCCTCCCACCAAGCAAG ATGtaaagaaagcaggagagaggcaCAAGCTGGCAAAGGAGCGGCGAGAAGAACGGGCCAAGTACCTGG CGGCCAAGAAAGCAGTGTggctggagaaggaggagaaggccAAGGCCTTGCGGGAGAAGCAGCTCCAGGAGCGCCGGCGGCGGCTGGAGGAGCAGAGGCTTAAAGCCGAGCAACGCCGGGCGGCCCTAGAGGAGCGGCAGCGGCAGAAGCTGGAGAAGAACAAG gAGCGCTATGAAGCAGCCATCCAGCGGTCAGTGAAGAAGACGTGGGCCGAAATCCGGCAGCAGCGCTGGTCCTGGGCAGGAGCCCTGCACCACAGCTCCCCAGGACGGAAGACCA ATCGCAGTCTGCAGCTGAGCCCATGGGAGAGCAGTATCGTGGACCGCCTGATGACACCCACCCTCTCCTTCCTGGCACGGAGTCGCAGTGCGGTCACGCTGCCCCGCAACGGCCGGGACCAGGGTAGGGGCAGCGGCCCTGGGAGAGCCCCCACGAGGGGCGGGACAGGGGCCAGCCCAGCTCGAGGGCCGCACCCCGACCGCACTCATCCCTCCGCAGCCGTGCCCGTGTGCCCGCGCTCGGCCTCTGCCAGTCCCCTGACGCCGCCGAGCAGCGCCCCCCGAAGCGCGCACCGCTGCGCCCCAGCTGGGGAGCGCGGGGAGCGCCGCAAGCCCAGCGCTGGGGGCAGCCCGGCCCAGGTCCGCCGCCGGCCCGAGGCCTCCCCG gtgcagaaaaaggagaagaaggacaAGGAGCGggaaaatgagaaggagaagAGTGCCCTGGCCCGGGAGCGCAGCCTCAAGAAGCGCCagtcactgcctgcctctccgcgcCCGCGCCTGGCTGCGGGCCACGCAGAGCTCAG tccCAAAGCCAAGGCCCGGCCATCCTCTCCCTCCACAACCTGGcccaggcctgcctctccctgccccagcccagggccaggccacGCTCTACCCCCAAAACCACCATCCCCTCGGGGCACCACTGCATCACCCAAGGGGCGGGTTCGGAGGAAGGATGAGGCAAAGGAGAGCCTCAGtgggacaggacctgtggacaAGAACCAGAGCAAGAGCAAGACCCGTGAGGAGAAGGAGCCAACAGCCCCAGCCTCACCAGCACCCTCGcctgtgccctcccccaccccaactcagCCCCAGAAGGCGCAGCCCACAGCTGAGATGCCTGCAG ATGCTGCTGTcctgaccccacccccagctcctgctccacCAACGACCCCTAGCAAACCCATGGCAGGCACCACAGACCGAGAAGAGGCCACCCGGCTCCTGGCTGAGAAGCGGCGCCAAGCACGGGAGCAGAGGGAGCGCGAGGAACAGGAGCGGAGGCTGCAAGCAGAAAGGGACAA GCGCATGCGAGAGGAGCAGCTGGCGCGGGAGGCCGAGGCTCGGGCCGAGAGGGAGGCGGAGGCTCGGAGGCGGGAGGAGCAGGAGGCCCGAGAGAAGGCGCAGgcggagcaggaggagcaggagcggCTGCAGAAGCAG AAAGAAGAGGCCGAAGCTCGGTCCCGGGAAGAAGCGGAGAGGCAGCGTCTGGAGCGGGAAAAGCACTTCCAGCGGGAGGAGCAAGAGCGGCAAGAGCGCAAAAAG CGCCTGGAGGAGATCATGAAGAGGACTCGGAAGTCAGAAGCTGCTGAAACCAAG AAGCCGGACAGGAAGGAGGCACAAGCCAACAATTTCAGCCCAG AGCCTGTGAAAGCCGGGGAGGCCAGGCCCTCAGGGCTGCAGAAGGAGGCAGTGCAGAAAGAGGAGCTGGCCCCCCAGGAGCCTCAGTGGAG CCTGCCAAACAAGGAGTCGCCCGGGTCCCTGGTGAATGGCCTACAGCCTCTCCCTGCACACCAGGAGAATGGCTTCTCCCCTAAGGGGCCCTCTGGAGACAAGAGTCTGGGCCGAACGCCAGAGGCACTCCTGCCCTTCGCAGAGGCagaagccttcctcaagaaagcTGTGGTACAGCCCCCGCAGGTCACAG aagtCCTTTAG